Proteins from a genomic interval of Bradyrhizobium sp. G127:
- a CDS encoding TonB-dependent receptor, translating into MILFSRYSPTAKLRLSFAAACLAGTALITPALAQEATSLPPVNVDASRISGGIVGASTSVITAEDIARSPGQTVQDVLATVPGIQLQSLFGGVNGAGTTVDVRGFGAFATANTLILINGRRINDLDLAGVDLSTIPLQSIERIEVTKGNSGAVLYGDNAVGGVINVITKTGASVGKPIQMRVEGGVGSFNSSQGNVSLTTNHGPWSSAAFANAFKSDGYRVNNATDQRNAVGEVRYTTPDFSAFLNLSGDDQHIGLPGGRLVTPLINELATNRRGAATPFDFGDKQGANATAGFTKTLWNGAELIVDGGVRHKLQQGSFFGTFADNYVDSTLTTWSITPRLNIKNDIFGLRSNILTGIDYYDATYDSDRSKAKGLAPIHAYDLSQRTVAGYWQQTIGVLPTTDLSYGARIQNVSISATDRYDPTAPTQPFYASAQDAPLNSSETQHALHIGLEHRFTDSFAVFGRAARAFRTPNVDERVAAGPHLDPFFNPIPSNFALKTQTSYDVEGGIRVRAGRFELQSSIYDMHLKNEIHFNPFLGYNLNLDPTHRYGSETSFSLAVTDTVRLRGGVAYTRAVFEEGQFTGNDVPLVSRVSGNLGATWDVWQKYAVIDANVRFWGARRMDNDQRNNQALIPANATLDLKLSGQYDRFFWSASVINVFDTLYYDYAIASQFTSGNYSAYPLPGRVYMLKAGVTF; encoded by the coding sequence ATGATTCTGTTTTCTAGATATTCTCCAACGGCGAAACTACGCCTTTCATTCGCGGCGGCGTGCCTTGCGGGCACAGCGCTGATAACACCCGCCCTCGCGCAGGAGGCAACATCGTTGCCGCCCGTCAACGTCGATGCGAGCCGCATTTCTGGCGGCATTGTCGGCGCATCGACATCGGTCATCACCGCGGAGGACATCGCGCGTTCGCCAGGCCAGACCGTTCAGGACGTGCTGGCGACCGTGCCTGGCATTCAACTGCAAAGTCTGTTCGGCGGTGTGAATGGCGCAGGCACCACTGTCGATGTCCGAGGATTCGGCGCGTTCGCAACGGCGAATACGCTCATTCTTATCAACGGTCGTCGCATCAACGATCTCGACCTTGCGGGCGTCGATCTCTCGACAATCCCTCTCCAGTCGATCGAACGCATCGAAGTGACGAAAGGCAACAGCGGCGCGGTGCTTTACGGCGATAACGCCGTCGGCGGCGTTATCAACGTCATCACAAAAACCGGGGCGAGCGTCGGCAAGCCGATCCAGATGCGGGTCGAAGGCGGTGTGGGCTCGTTCAATTCGAGCCAAGGCAACGTCTCCCTCACCACCAATCACGGCCCGTGGTCGTCGGCAGCATTCGCCAATGCCTTCAAGTCGGACGGTTATCGCGTCAACAATGCTACCGATCAGCGCAACGCCGTCGGCGAGGTCCGCTACACCACGCCGGATTTCAGCGCATTCCTGAACCTGTCGGGCGACGACCAGCATATCGGCCTCCCTGGTGGCAGACTGGTCACCCCCCTCATCAACGAACTTGCCACCAACAGGCGCGGTGCCGCGACACCGTTCGACTTCGGCGACAAGCAAGGCGCCAACGCAACAGCCGGGTTCACCAAGACGCTCTGGAATGGGGCCGAACTAATCGTCGACGGCGGCGTCCGCCACAAATTGCAGCAGGGATCGTTTTTCGGGACCTTCGCCGACAACTATGTCGACAGCACCCTGACGACCTGGTCGATCACGCCGCGCCTGAACATCAAGAATGACATCTTCGGCCTGCGATCGAACATTTTGACCGGCATCGATTATTACGACGCAACTTACGACTCCGATCGCAGCAAGGCGAAGGGCCTTGCCCCGATCCACGCTTACGATCTGTCACAACGCACTGTTGCAGGCTACTGGCAACAAACCATCGGCGTTCTCCCGACCACCGATTTATCCTATGGCGCCCGCATTCAGAACGTCAGCATCAGCGCAACGGATCGCTACGATCCCACCGCACCGACACAACCGTTCTATGCCAGCGCGCAGGATGCTCCGCTGAACTCCAGCGAAACCCAGCATGCCTTGCACATCGGCCTTGAACATCGCTTCACCGACAGCTTTGCTGTTTTCGGCCGCGCTGCTCGAGCTTTTCGTACGCCCAACGTGGACGAGCGGGTGGCAGCCGGACCGCATCTCGATCCATTCTTCAATCCGATACCCAGCAACTTCGCCTTGAAGACGCAGACATCATACGACGTCGAGGGCGGCATCCGTGTGCGCGCTGGACGGTTCGAGCTTCAGTCCAGCATCTACGACATGCACCTGAAGAACGAGATCCATTTCAACCCGTTCCTTGGATACAATCTCAATCTCGACCCGACCCATCGCTACGGGAGCGAAACCAGCTTTTCTCTCGCCGTCACGGACACGGTACGCTTGCGCGGCGGTGTCGCCTACACACGCGCGGTGTTCGAGGAAGGCCAGTTCACCGGGAACGACGTTCCGCTGGTGTCGCGCGTCAGCGGCAATCTCGGCGCAACCTGGGATGTCTGGCAAAAATATGCAGTGATCGACGCAAACGTGCGCTTCTGGGGGGCACGGCGCATGGACAACGACCAGCGCAACAATCAGGCGCTCATTCCGGCCAATGCGACGCTGGACCTGAAACTGAGCGGTCAGTACGACCGGTTCTTCTGGTCGGCTTCGGTCATCAACGTCTTCGATACGCTTTACTACGATTACGCCATCGCCAGCCAGTTCACGAGCGGCAACTACAGCGCTTATCCGCTGCCCGGCCGTGTCTACATGCTCAAGGCGGGCGTGACATTCTGA
- a CDS encoding tetratricopeptide repeat protein — MRIFAIRQIPLVLLVSAFVGAPVLDSALAAGSDTPSPPPASETKSSPPSKSKKSEKKSDKKSSLDDPAFLKGYRAAYATIYENNDYAAAIPQLKALGEDDRADVANLIGYSYRKLGNYELASVWYERALKADPNHVRTWQYYGLWQVEQGNREQAKVHLGKIEALAGRNSVEYQSLASALANGRTSY; from the coding sequence ATGCGCATCTTCGCGATCAGGCAGATACCCTTGGTGCTTCTTGTTTCGGCATTCGTCGGGGCACCGGTGTTGGATTCAGCGTTAGCGGCAGGCTCGGATACACCGTCGCCCCCGCCCGCATCGGAAACCAAATCTTCGCCTCCGTCCAAGAGCAAGAAAAGTGAGAAGAAAAGTGACAAGAAATCGTCACTCGATGATCCGGCGTTTCTCAAGGGCTATCGCGCGGCCTATGCCACGATCTATGAAAACAACGACTACGCCGCCGCCATTCCGCAGCTCAAGGCGCTGGGCGAGGACGACCGGGCCGACGTCGCCAACCTGATCGGCTACTCCTATCGCAAGCTCGGAAACTACGAACTGGCCAGCGTCTGGTACGAGCGCGCGCTGAAGGCCGACCCGAACCATGTCCGCACCTGGCAGTATTACGGCCTGTGGCAGGTCGAACAGGGCAATCGCGAGCAGGCGAAGGTTCACCTCGGCAAAATCGAAGCCCTCGCCGGCCGCAATAGCGTCGAATACCAGTCGCTGGCCTCCGCGCTGGCGAACGGTCGGACATCGTACTGA
- a CDS encoding NAD kinase, with amino-acid sequence MTTPRKYQRIAFVAGPSTEAQQALAQLVAVHGNRPAEDADVVVALGGDGLMLQTLHQHMRSGIPIYGMHRGTVGFLMNEFSQHSLIERLEDARLTVINPLLMRATDIHGKVHIHHAINEVSLFRQSHQAARLRILVDEHERMAELIADGIMVATPAGSTAYNLSAQGPILPINAALFALTPISPFRPRRWRGALLPNTAFVVFEVLESDKRPVAAVADHDEARDVKRVEIIADKTISIRMLFDPGHSLEERILSEQFGF; translated from the coding sequence ATGACGACGCCGAGGAAATATCAGCGGATCGCCTTCGTGGCGGGTCCAAGCACGGAGGCCCAGCAGGCCCTCGCCCAGCTCGTCGCCGTGCACGGCAACCGGCCGGCGGAGGATGCCGACGTGGTCGTGGCGCTTGGCGGCGACGGCCTGATGCTGCAAACCCTGCACCAGCACATGCGTTCCGGCATCCCGATCTACGGGATGCATCGCGGCACCGTCGGCTTTCTCATGAACGAGTTCAGCCAGCACTCGCTGATCGAACGGCTGGAAGATGCGCGGCTGACCGTGATCAATCCGCTGCTGATGCGCGCCACCGACATTCACGGCAAGGTGCATATCCACCACGCCATCAACGAGGTCTCGCTGTTCCGGCAGAGCCATCAGGCCGCTCGCCTGCGGATTCTGGTCGACGAGCACGAGCGGATGGCCGAACTGATCGCCGACGGAATCATGGTGGCGACCCCCGCGGGGTCCACGGCCTACAATCTCTCGGCGCAGGGTCCGATCCTGCCGATCAACGCCGCGCTGTTCGCGCTGACGCCGATCAGCCCGTTCCGCCCTCGCCGCTGGCGCGGCGCGCTGCTGCCCAATACCGCGTTCGTTGTGTTCGAGGTGCTCGAAAGCGACAAGCGGCCGGTCGCGGCCGTCGCCGACCACGACGAGGCGCGCGACGTCAAGCGCGTCGAAATCATAGCGGACAAGACCATTTCGATCCGCATGCTGTTCGACCCCGGCCACAGCCTGGAAGAGCGCATCCTGAGCGAGCAGTTCGGGTTCTGA
- a CDS encoding response regulator produces the protein MFIIDFNKLRFLVCDDNAHMRRILRTLLHSFGAREVYEAEDGATALEMFSHYVPDIVITDWSMPIFDGLELAQMIRQPEAAGNPYAPIIMLTGHSEKRRVMVARDAGVTEFLAKPISAKGLYQRILNVVANPRPFIKTKNYFGPDRRRNTNNTYIGVERRVGGKVEIMQQPSLLEKARSGS, from the coding sequence ATGTTCATTATCGATTTCAACAAGCTGCGGTTTCTCGTCTGTGACGACAATGCGCATATGCGACGCATCCTGCGTACGCTGCTGCATTCGTTCGGCGCGCGCGAAGTCTACGAGGCTGAGGATGGCGCCACCGCGCTGGAAATGTTCTCCCACTATGTCCCGGACATCGTCATCACCGACTGGTCGATGCCGATCTTCGACGGGCTGGAGCTTGCGCAAATGATCCGCCAACCGGAAGCCGCAGGCAATCCTTACGCCCCGATCATCATGCTGACCGGCCATTCCGAGAAGCGCCGCGTCATGGTGGCGCGCGACGCCGGCGTCACCGAATTTCTCGCCAAGCCGATCTCCGCCAAAGGGCTTTATCAGCGCATCCTCAACGTCGTGGCCAACCCCCGCCCCTTCATCAAGACCAAGAACTATTTCGGGCCGGATCGCCGCCGCAACACCAATAATACCTACATCGGCGTCGAACGCCGTGTGGGCGGAAAAGTCGAAATCATGCAGCAGCCGTCGCTGCTCGAAAAAGCCCGTTCCGGAAGTTAG
- a CDS encoding Hpt domain-containing protein: MARKPPTDVKVDTFADHQVISQPNPLRKMVRYAEENEIDDPVARAEQALAGLAGEFNNWMQVECERLSAAYAAIQRDGLNGQNHEELFRAAHDIKGGAATFGYPTAAAAAESLCRIIEHAPDLAKVPGELVLHHVNAILAIFREQSRIDALGMADELSKRLRGVADEFLIHANRDRPEHLEAVLAPSIVPEN; the protein is encoded by the coding sequence ATGGCCCGCAAGCCGCCCACCGACGTCAAGGTCGATACCTTCGCGGACCATCAGGTCATCTCGCAGCCGAATCCGCTACGAAAGATGGTGCGATATGCCGAAGAAAACGAGATCGACGATCCCGTCGCGCGCGCCGAGCAGGCTCTTGCCGGTCTTGCCGGCGAGTTCAACAACTGGATGCAGGTGGAGTGCGAACGGCTGAGCGCAGCCTACGCAGCGATCCAGCGTGACGGACTGAACGGCCAGAATCACGAAGAACTGTTCCGCGCGGCCCATGACATCAAGGGTGGCGCGGCGACCTTCGGCTATCCCACGGCCGCCGCCGCCGCGGAAAGCCTGTGCCGGATCATCGAACACGCGCCGGATCTGGCGAAGGTGCCAGGCGAACTGGTGCTGCATCACGTCAACGCCATCCTTGCCATCTTCCGCGAGCAATCCCGGATCGATGCCCTCGGCATGGCGGACGAACTGAGCAAGCGCCTGCGCGGCGTGGCGGATGAATTTCTCATCCACGCCAACCGCGACCGGCCCGAGCATCTCGAAGCGGTGCTTGCGCCAAGCATCGTGCCGGAAAACTGA
- a CDS encoding DUF2336 domain-containing protein, whose protein sequence is MIVRQFITWVRTAPAGERAEATRCLARAWLVSDLSEDDRAAAEGALLMLLDDASPLVRQAMAEVFAHAVDAPPAIIAALAVDQASVAMPILEHSPLLLDADLVDMVATGNSETQCAIARRSDLPASVCAAIAEVGCAAATLELIENPIAELVPFSLTRIADRHGHLAAIRESLLMLNDLPAAIRLMLAEKLSNTLTQFVAGRAWLNPDRALRVAVEAMERATVNIAAQTRGEEMTALIRHLRSVGQLNTGLILRALLSGNTDLFEESLVELSGLPRSRVAAIVHDRGGISLKALLAKAGLPESTHSAFRAALEASHEIGFVGSVGGATRLRRRMVERVLTHCETAETVAEPLLILLRRFATESAREEARLYCDELAADDFIDTLNAHVAFEQIDYEDAYQDDTGADDYVATDEYAQADEYAEVDDYAEATGYVERGYRENDYGYDDRLIAA, encoded by the coding sequence ATGATCGTTCGGCAGTTCATTACCTGGGTTCGCACTGCTCCCGCGGGGGAGCGCGCAGAAGCGACGCGGTGTCTGGCTCGCGCCTGGCTCGTTTCCGATCTGTCGGAGGATGATCGCGCCGCCGCTGAAGGTGCGCTGTTGATGCTTCTCGACGATGCCTCCCCGCTGGTCCGGCAAGCGATGGCCGAGGTCTTCGCCCATGCCGTCGATGCGCCGCCCGCGATTATCGCCGCGCTGGCTGTCGATCAGGCTTCGGTGGCCATGCCGATCCTTGAGCACTCGCCGCTGCTGCTCGACGCCGATCTTGTGGACATGGTTGCGACCGGAAATTCCGAAACACAATGCGCCATTGCGCGCCGCTCCGATCTGCCTGCCTCGGTCTGTGCGGCGATCGCCGAAGTCGGGTGCGCCGCGGCGACACTCGAGCTGATCGAAAATCCGATTGCCGAACTGGTGCCATTTTCACTGACCCGCATCGCCGACCGGCACGGGCATCTTGCCGCGATCCGCGAGTCGCTGCTGATGCTGAACGATCTGCCGGCCGCGATCCGGCTGATGCTTGCGGAAAAACTGTCCAATACGCTCACGCAGTTCGTCGCAGGGCGCGCGTGGCTGAACCCGGATCGCGCGCTGCGCGTTGCGGTCGAAGCGATGGAGCGTGCCACGGTCAACATCGCGGCGCAGACGCGCGGCGAGGAGATGACCGCGCTGATCCGGCATTTGCGCTCGGTCGGCCAACTCAATACCGGTTTGATCCTGCGCGCGCTGTTATCCGGCAATACCGACTTGTTCGAGGAATCGCTGGTGGAGCTGTCCGGCCTGCCGCGCAGCCGGGTCGCGGCGATCGTGCACGATCGCGGCGGCATCAGTCTGAAAGCGCTGCTTGCGAAAGCGGGTCTTCCGGAATCGACGCATTCGGCCTTTCGCGCCGCGCTCGAAGCCAGCCACGAGATCGGATTTGTCGGCTCGGTGGGCGGTGCGACGCGGCTGCGCCGGCGGATGGTCGAGCGCGTGCTGACCCATTGCGAAACCGCGGAGACAGTGGCCGAGCCGCTGCTCATCCTGCTGCGACGCTTTGCGACGGAATCCGCGCGCGAGGAAGCGCGACTGTATTGTGATGAACTCGCCGCCGATGATTTTATCGATACGCTGAACGCTCACGTCGCTTTCGAGCAGATCGACTACGAGGACGCGTATCAGGACGACACCGGCGCCGATGACTACGTAGCGACCGATGAATACGCGCAGGCCGATGAGTATGCAGAGGTTGACGATTACGCAGAGGCGACTGGGTACGTCGAACGCGGCTACCGTGAAAACGACTACGGTTATGACGACCGGCTGATCGCGGCGTAG
- a CDS encoding sulfite exporter TauE/SafE family protein gives MIYVFVLTVGLIAGVLSGIVGTGSSIMLLPVLAYSFGPKQAVPIMAIAAIMANLSRIMVWWREVDWRAVAAYSIPGVPAAVLGARTLLALPSHTVDIAIGVFLIAMIPLRRWLAARNFTLPLWSMAVVGAAAGYLTGIVASTGPMTVPIFMSYGLVKGALLGTEAASSLAIYISKALTFRRFDALPFDILLKGLIAGSSLFAGAFVAKRFVLRLDPESFRLLMDGLMLVAGLSMLWSAFQG, from the coding sequence TTGATCTACGTCTTCGTTCTCACCGTCGGCCTCATCGCCGGCGTCCTTAGCGGCATCGTCGGCACCGGTTCATCGATCATGCTGCTGCCGGTGCTGGCCTATTCCTTCGGACCGAAGCAGGCGGTTCCGATCATGGCCATTGCCGCCATCATGGCGAACCTGTCCCGCATCATGGTGTGGTGGCGCGAGGTCGACTGGCGGGCCGTCGCCGCGTATTCGATTCCCGGGGTGCCTGCCGCCGTGCTCGGCGCGCGGACGCTGCTGGCGCTGCCGTCGCACACGGTGGACATCGCCATCGGCGTGTTTCTGATTGCGATGATTCCGCTGCGGCGGTGGCTTGCGGCGCGCAACTTCACACTGCCGCTGTGGTCGATGGCGGTAGTGGGCGCCGCCGCCGGTTATCTCACCGGCATCGTCGCTTCGACCGGGCCGATGACGGTGCCGATCTTCATGTCCTATGGCCTCGTGAAAGGCGCGCTGCTCGGCACCGAAGCCGCCAGTTCATTGGCGATCTATATCAGCAAGGCGCTGACGTTCCGGCGCTTCGATGCGTTGCCGTTCGACATCCTGCTCAAGGGGCTCATCGCCGGATCGTCGCTGTTCGCAGGCGCATTCGTCGCCAAGCGTTTCGTGCTGCGGCTCGATCCCGAGTCATTCCGTCTGCTGATGGATGGTCTGATGCTGGTCGCCGGCTTGTCGATGCTCTGGAGCGCATTTCAAGGCTGA
- a CDS encoding lytic transglycosylase domain-containing protein — MAVDTSTITTGLDSARAQIAGTIKNAANATGASFEYLISAAKIESNLNPKAQASTSSARGLYQFIEQTWLGTVKEAGATFGFGKYADAISKSSSGSYSVGDPSTRDEILKLRDDPAANAAMAGVLTQSNSFKLTGAIGRRPTDGELYIAHFMGVGGASKLISKAEDSPNASGPALFPSAAAANRSIFYNRDGSARSVSQVYSVLTSRYDAAANSQTARTAMAAAGVTPGQSRMAVASVDNAAYLSRFPQAQAPVAAPMQVASAQTPNEPVFRSLFQTGDRAQPVSATVQELWGNSGSLTRPVAPGGPARMDTPQGLGLFSDSTGVFSG, encoded by the coding sequence ATGGCGGTCGATACTTCAACCATAACCACCGGGCTGGACTCTGCGCGCGCGCAAATCGCGGGCACGATCAAGAATGCCGCCAATGCCACCGGCGCGAGTTTCGAGTATCTGATCTCGGCGGCGAAGATCGAATCCAATCTCAATCCGAAGGCGCAAGCCTCCACGTCGTCGGCGCGGGGCCTCTATCAGTTTATCGAGCAGACCTGGCTCGGCACCGTGAAAGAGGCGGGCGCGACGTTCGGATTCGGCAAATATGCCGACGCCATCTCGAAATCCTCGTCAGGCAGCTATTCGGTCGGCGATCCGTCCACGCGGGACGAGATCCTCAAGCTGCGCGACGATCCAGCCGCCAATGCTGCGATGGCGGGCGTGTTGACGCAATCCAACAGCTTCAAGCTGACCGGCGCGATCGGCCGGCGTCCGACCGACGGCGAACTCTACATCGCGCATTTCATGGGCGTCGGCGGTGCATCGAAACTGATTTCGAAGGCCGAAGACAGTCCGAACGCGTCCGGCCCGGCGCTGTTTCCGAGCGCCGCAGCGGCGAACCGTTCCATCTTCTACAATCGCGACGGCAGCGCCCGAAGCGTGTCGCAGGTCTATTCGGTGCTGACGTCGCGTTACGACGCTGCTGCGAATTCCCAGACGGCGCGCACCGCGATGGCGGCAGCCGGCGTCACGCCGGGACAATCGCGCATGGCGGTGGCATCGGTCGACAATGCGGCCTATCTCTCGCGCTTTCCGCAGGCCCAAGCACCGGTCGCTGCGCCGATGCAGGTCGCCTCCGCGCAAACCCCGAACGAGCCGGTGTTCCGCTCGCTGTTCCAGACCGGCGACCGCGCCCAGCCTGTCTCTGCCACCGTGCAGGAACTCTGGGGCAACAGCGGTTCGCTGACGCGGCCGGTAGCACCGGGCGGTCCTGCCAGAATGGATACTCCGCAGGGACTCGGCCTGTTCAGCGATTCCACGGGCGTGTTCAGCGGGTAA
- the hisI gene encoding phosphoribosyl-AMP cyclohydrolase yields MKAESVTSHSHSHDIEEGLAFRPKFDASGLVTCVATDAASGDVLMVAHMNEEALRKTIETGEGWYYSRSRKSLWKKGESSGHVQRVLEMRMDCDQDAVWIRVEQTGAACHTGRRSCFYRAVKNEDGGAKLTFVDADKVFDPAKVYR; encoded by the coding sequence ATGAAAGCCGAATCCGTGACTTCACACTCGCATTCCCACGACATCGAGGAAGGGCTGGCTTTTCGGCCCAAGTTCGACGCATCCGGACTCGTGACCTGCGTGGCCACCGACGCCGCCAGCGGCGACGTGCTGATGGTTGCGCACATGAACGAAGAGGCATTGCGCAAGACCATCGAGACCGGGGAGGGCTGGTACTACAGCCGCTCGCGCAAATCGCTCTGGAAGAAGGGGGAGAGCTCGGGACATGTCCAGCGCGTCCTCGAGATGCGGATGGACTGCGACCAGGACGCAGTATGGATTCGCGTCGAGCAGACGGGCGCTGCCTGCCACACCGGGCGGCGCTCATGTTTCTATCGCGCGGTAAAGAACGAAGATGGTGGCGCGAAGCTGACCTTCGTCGATGCTGACAAGGTGTTCGATCCGGCGAAGGTGTATCGGTAA
- the folE gene encoding GTP cyclohydrolase I FolE, whose translation MDAIIKPIRTGKPAEKSEIPASDYMASALNPDLVRPSRDEAEAAVKTLLAYIGENVEREGLLDTPRRMVEAYDELFQGYAQCPAEILDRTFGETAGYDDFVLIRDINFHSHCEHHVMPFYGKAHIAYAPVDRVVGLSKLARLVDAYAHRLQTQEHLTAQVAGAINAILKPRGVAVVMEAEHTCMSVRGIAKEGAKTLTTRFTGVFHDNPDEQARFLNMVRGV comes from the coding sequence ATGGACGCGATCATCAAGCCGATCCGAACCGGCAAGCCGGCGGAAAAATCCGAAATTCCTGCTTCCGACTATATGGCGTCGGCCCTCAATCCCGATCTGGTCCGCCCGTCGCGCGACGAGGCCGAGGCGGCGGTGAAAACGCTGCTGGCCTACATCGGCGAGAACGTCGAGCGCGAAGGCCTGCTCGATACGCCGCGCCGCATGGTGGAGGCTTATGACGAACTGTTCCAGGGCTACGCCCAGTGCCCCGCCGAGATCCTCGACCGCACCTTCGGCGAGACGGCGGGCTATGACGATTTCGTGCTGATCCGCGACATCAACTTCCATTCGCATTGCGAGCATCACGTCATGCCGTTCTACGGCAAGGCGCATATCGCTTACGCCCCGGTGGACCGCGTGGTCGGCCTGTCGAAGCTGGCGCGGCTGGTCGATGCCTACGCCCACCGCCTGCAAACGCAGGAACATCTGACCGCGCAGGTGGCCGGTGCGATCAACGCCATCCTCAAGCCGCGCGGTGTTGCGGTGGTGATGGAAGCCGAGCACACCTGCATGTCGGTGCGCGGCATCGCCAAGGAAGGCGCCAAGACGCTGACGACGCGTTTCACCGGCGTGTTTCATGATAATCCTGACGAACAGGCCCGTTTCCTCAACATGGTTCGCGGGGTCTAG
- a CDS encoding iron-sulfur cluster assembly scaffold protein: MLNDIYNKKIIELAGNIPRLGRLPDPDASATAHSKLCGSTVKVDVKMKDGVVSDFAHDVKACALGQASSSIMARHVIGANAAELRELRETVRKMLKENGAPPDGKWADVAMLEPVRDYKARHASTMLTFDAVVDAVGQIEAKAGALAPAQS, translated from the coding sequence ATGCTGAACGACATCTACAACAAGAAAATCATCGAACTGGCCGGCAATATACCCCGTCTCGGGCGGCTTCCCGACCCGGACGCCTCGGCCACAGCCCATTCCAAGCTGTGCGGCTCGACCGTCAAGGTCGACGTCAAGATGAAGGACGGCGTGGTCAGCGATTTCGCCCACGACGTCAAGGCCTGCGCACTGGGACAGGCCTCCTCCTCTATCATGGCCCGCCATGTGATCGGCGCGAACGCCGCTGAGCTTCGCGAGTTGCGCGAAACCGTGCGCAAGATGCTCAAGGAAAACGGCGCGCCGCCCGACGGCAAATGGGCGGATGTTGCGATGCTGGAACCGGTGCGTGACTACAAGGCGCGCCACGCTTCCACCATGCTGACCTTCGATGCGGTGGTGGATGCCGTGGGCCAGATCGAGGCCAAGGCAGGCGCTCTCGCCCCTGCGCAGAGCTAA
- the yidD gene encoding membrane protein insertion efficiency factor YidD, giving the protein MKHSARCPDCAGTVQNLPRNAGRGMIWIYRHTLSPLVGFNCRHLPTCSVYGDEAIARYGLWAGGWMTLARLLRCQPWGTSGIDNVPNTISANARWYLPWRYARWRGVNDSSEN; this is encoded by the coding sequence ATGAAACATTCGGCCCGATGCCCTGATTGCGCCGGCACGGTTCAGAACCTGCCGCGCAATGCCGGCCGCGGCATGATCTGGATCTACCGTCACACGCTGTCGCCGCTGGTCGGCTTCAACTGCCGCCACCTGCCGACCTGCTCCGTCTATGGCGACGAGGCGATCGCGCGGTACGGGCTGTGGGCCGGCGGCTGGATGACGCTGGCGCGCCTGCTGCGCTGTCAGCCGTGGGGCACGTCGGGCATAGACAACGTGCCGAATACAATCTCTGCGAACGCGCGCTGGTATCTGCCATGGCGTTACGCGCGCTGGCGCGGCGTGAACGATAGTTCAGAAAACTAA